The Rosa rugosa chromosome 1, drRosRugo1.1, whole genome shotgun sequence genomic sequence CAAGCAGATCAATATTCATCTGCTCTCAGGATTGAACCCAATTCTTGTACCTTCTATCTCATTTTGTTCTcctttctttatttcataaacaaATATAAGGTTTTCATATACGATTCACAAAGAATATGTGATTTAAGTTTTGAAAAATTATCAAAACGTTACCATTGAAGATATGTGTTTGGGTCAGCAATCCATCAGATCCGAAATGAATCTGGGATCAAAACAAATTTGAACCAGAACCCAAACGAATTTGGGGTCAAATGATTATTCCTCTATTCATGTGTTAGGGGCATCGTGAAGTGACCAGCAATCCAAATAACTTATGTTAACAAATCCTTACATCTAAAGAACAGGGCTAGAAAACTCCTTTTATGGGGAAGAAGATCTCAGAAGAAGTAAAGAACTCGGAATTTAGTACACTTGAAGATGAACTGATAATTATAACAGCAGGTTGAAGatgaactgagagagagagagagtcacaaCAGTAGGTTGTGTGGTATAAAATAAAATGTTATGTAAGATGATGTGGCGTACTTATCAACCATTGGACTTTTGGGATAGCCAAGATTTTAAGAAATTTACAAAACTGCAGAAATCTAACTTCAGAGGATCTTGACCCAATCGGAATATTTTTAatgataacaaaaaaaaaaaaacaatgcgaCAAATCGCATTCTCCATAGGTAATTTTATGTTTCATTCGCATAATTTTTCATCTTCAGCACAGTTGGATTACAAGGACAACTTAATCAAATTGCAAATTCCAAAATTAATATCGAattaattgcaatttttttttcctaccttCTTCATCGAACAACAAATGTTCGATCTCCTTCTTTTCTCCGATACCGTTAGTAGTGATGTGACTGATGTCATTAttataacccttttttttttttctggagaTCTCCTTATGCAGAAGATCTGTTCTAAGTAACTAGTTGGAAAATTTTAGTCATCAAACAAATTAATGATTTTACTAACATTTAAGTTCTCATAAAGAACCAGCAATATTAAGAATCTACGCTATACGGTCTTGAAGTATGGGTTGATTCTTTTGCCGGAACAATCTTCAGATGACAATCTAGAATAGACTAGCTAGTGAGGGAAGTTGACAGGGGAAAAGTTGCTGTGTGTGGGGAACAAACCGCGTCAGTGGACAAGACAACAGAACAACACAGAGAGTAAAATCCATTCAAAAAGGAAGATAAGGGAGTGTATGGTAAACAGCTAATGCAATTATGCTGATACCCACCATTGTTGAGAGGCTATTGGTAGTGCAattccaacagattctctatatttttccctatattttgatttttctatactttagggaaaaataagtcttttttgctccaacagattccctataactatccctattttagggaaagtgaggaaagaaaaaaccaaattccctatatttacagcaaactctaaaattttaaggaagaatatggagattttagagattgttgtaaaatagggaatctgttggagttggagaagaaaaagaggctcaagatttgacttttgcttccctataatacagaaattataaggaagctgttggagttgctctaacatcAATGCTACTTTTCATCTGTtgcagccaaaaaaaaaaaaagtgaacacGACTTACTTTCTCGTCGGATCCAGTGCTTCCGACAACCCTACAGCCTTTGAGCTTGGCCAACTGCCCTGCATACATCCCAACCGCCCCAGCCGCGGCTGAAATGAACACATTCGACCCTGGTTTTATTGGCTCTGCCACCACCTGAATCCCCACCCACGCTGCAAACCCGGGTATTCCTAATACATCATTATAAGATATGAGTAACAACAGTTATTACAATGGTATAAACATACTCCAGAGTATGGTATTTTTTCAACCTCTaagaatttttttatatttatttaaggaaaGGATTATTTTCAGGTATTACCTAGCGTACTGATGTATTCAGGCAATGGAATCCCAGCATCTGCATCAATCTTTCTTATTAAAGCTTGGGATGGGAGCACAAAATATTCAGCAACAGGGATGAAGGGACTGATCACTATGTCACCTTCCCCGTAGTTACTATCCCTTGACCGAAGTACCCTTCCAACCCCAAATGCTGAAACTACCTACATTATAACAACAGCTAATGCAGATTAAGACGAAGTACGTAACTGAAATTAAAAGGTATGAACTAACCCATAGTACGTGATAATTAGCTAGTTAACCTCGTTGAGGTTGTACTGGGGAGAGTAGAGGCCGTCTTCTCGGCCAGTCATCCTGCTTCGCAAGTACGGATCGAGGGAGATGAACAGGGTCTCGAGGATGACATGTTGTTCCGGGATCGAATCGAGGGCAAGGGAGATTTTGACTGTGCGGAGTTTGAGATGATCGGAGGTCGGAACACCTTCAGGTGCATAAGCAGCCATGTACCACTCTCTGCTCTCCACTACTGCGCTCCTCATCTTTTCACTAATCTCACtcattctctattttttttctatttagtCTAGCTTGCTTGCTAGGTCCATAGAAATGCCTCTTCGTTATATAATGGAGAGGAGTCAGAGGACATAGTGACCTTCTCCCTATTCCCTACATACATGTGGTTGATTGCAAACCACAGAATTAAGTCTCTATGGTTCGCTCGTTCAGGCTTTAATTTTCAAAGTGGATTGGTGGGAACTAAAATTTGGTGCACCTAATTAACGATGTATGAATCTATGCATGAACCCCGATACTAACGGGAGGAAATCTGCTGTCCTCAAAATACATGTGCCAAACATATCCCTTCAATAGTAGTTAGACACTTGTCTATCAACAATATCAACTTAACATCTcactttttttttgagaaaacttAACATCTCACTAACTCTGTTAAACCCATTAAAAAAAAGCACTaacaaataaaggaaaaaaaaaaaaaccaatctgGTGTTTCTTGTTTTCTTGATCATTCAACCAAAAACAAACCTTGGATTTACAAGATTTCAGCACTTCAACAAGAGTCTTGAAGTTCTACCTTTTCTGGATTAAAAAGAATTCAGTAATTTCTTCCACCATTCACATCCAGAGTTCTTGTTCTTCAAAAAGATTCAAACAATTTGTTTTCCTGATCAGTTGTCATCATCGTCCTCAATTCTCATTTGGGCCGAGTCATATGCTCTCTACCATCACACAACCATTTCTCACACAAATAGAAAACCTTAGAACCCCAAATCTTGAAATTCCACCGAAAAGTCTTCACCCCAGCAAACCCACCTTTTCTTCTACCGATTACAGCAGTTATCGAAAATTAGGAGGAAAAAAACATCCATTATATCAGATTCTTGTCAAGAAACACCATGATTATTAACGTAAAGAAACTAATGTCCTATATATACACGAGTCAACGTAATTGAACTTTCATTCAATTAGATACCCAGATCCAGCAATTCTCCGATTGCATGGAAGAAACTAAGAATGTAATAATTCAATGAGGACCCAATagccaaaacaaaaatgaagaacagaTCAAGACGAACTTGGAACTTGGAACTTGGAAGAAAAAAGGAGGCAAGGACAAGAGCCCGGCCAACAGCCTCACTTTGTTTGAAGTATTGAGGGAAAGATCCAGAAATACAGAGGAGGGCGAAGcggcaaggttctaaaaaacgctaggcgctagtcgagCGGAAGgccggggactagcgcctaggggcctaggaggttttttttttttagtttttttttttatttttataacatataattatataaaagtTCATACTTTGACCTTCTTAGCGTTTTCTCAAAACATGCTGCACTTGAAAGGAAATGCTTTTCAACTCCCTTAGACAATGGAAAACATCATTTCTAGAGAAGCTTCCTCGAAACATGCTGGTCATCAAATATGATAATTGATAAGTTTTTAAGGGAGCATGAACGCAATCGGAAATTGTCCCACTGCACTCTAGCACTCCAATCTGAAGAGTATATACACTTTACACTCCAGCATAGTAATACTTATACTGTAGGGAAGAGTGAGTAGCTCTCCTCATCTCCTAATAGTGACACAACTACCCAAGCATTATGAGCCAAAATAAGTAGTAGTATAAAACTGCAAAAGCAACAAAACAGAGCCAAACCAACTGCAaaattcaaaactcaaaagtccAACACAGGTTACACATTAACTAAAACAACCTGCAATTCAATTTACCAAAACTGCAAAACAGAGCCTAAAACAACTGCAAAAACAACCTGCAAATCTGCAATTCAGTAACCAAATCCAAATCTGCAATTCAAAGTCTAAATATATCTAATTCAATATTCATCAAgcaacatataattatataaatctGCAACATTCCAAATCTTCCAAGCCTAATCctcaaattcttcttctccatatCCCTCTAGTACTCCCTCCTCATCGGACTCAAACTCAAAAGtcatctcatcttcttcctcttcatccgATACAAAATCCTCCTCATGAAGTTCTCTAATTTCTTGAATTCTACTACTTCTCCTAGGCTCTAAGCTACTATCCACTCCCAATCCCGATCCCTCTCCAACTACTTCACTAGTAAGATTGGAATCTACATCTTCATCACCACCATCCACAATCCATCCTTAGGCCATAGTAGCTTCACATGCTAATACATCCACATTCTTCTCTTTCATTCTTCTCTTCTTGTTGATGATCTTGGCATTGAATTGGACATAAACTAAATTGTTTAACCTCGTTGTATCTAGTCTATTCCTTTTCTTTGTATGGATctacataaagaaaaaaaagaagagtatATTATGAGTTTCTAAATAAGTAATCTACATTACTACTTGCTTATAAACTTACAAAAATGCATAACTAAATAAATACTTACCCCCTCAAAAGCGCTCCAATTTCTCTCACATCCAGATGAGCTTGTGGTCAATGAAAGTATCCTTTTAGCCATACTTTGCAATTTTGGTACAAGGTTTCCATAAATATTCCAccacaaaactaaaaaaaaaaacataaacaaaacaacaacaattatGAATTAGCCAAactccaaaaacaaaacaaacaaaacaataacaattgacaatataaaaaaataagttGGTATTTCTTACCCGGATTATAATTGTCATCATTTTGTGCGCATCCCGCCTTAGCCAAAACTCTTCCAAATCCACCATCTTTCTTCAAATACTTGTGCAATTCTACATTTGTCACCAAACTTTGAGTTTGAATGTCATCGGGAAAGAATACCTCAACACAAGTGAAGAACCCATCCATGACCACATTATCATTCTCAATGCTTGAATTGGCATATGTGTAGTAAGGGTTCAAGAGGTAACCCGCTAAATGCAATGGACTATCAAGTCGACCACGGGCTTTTCCATCAACAATGTCAAGGATTGGACGATAGTGAGTTTCTTGATCTTTGAATGCCATTTTAATCTCCTCCTTGGCTCTAAGTAGTTCTCCATACACAAAGCCCATTGATGGCTTTCTATCCCCATCAACAAGGTGAAGCACCTTGACTAAAGGGGCAAACACCTTCAAGCAAAGACTTACCCCATTCCAAAAAGAAGCACTCAAAGCAATATTCACCGCCACCTTCCCCTTTACACTCTTTGCATGCTTGCTTTCATTCCATTCATCACTAGTAATCATAGCTCTCAACTCATTCTTCTTATTCATCAAGCTTTGTAAAGTGAGGAAAGCTGTTGCAAATCTAGTGACTCTCGGCCTCACTATATCTCTTTTCTTTGTAAACTTCCTCATCAATGCCAAAGTCTTGTGATGTGCATAAATATAGATGGTGAAGTTCTTTGCCTTCTCAATCACCCCTTTGAATCTAGGTTGGTTGCCAATTCCTTGAAGCATAagattcaaggtgtgagttgcacATGAAGTCCAAAATATGTTTGGCCTCTTCAACTTCATCAAATCTCCCGCCGCCATATTATTTGAAGCATTGTCCGTCACCACTTGAACCACATTTTGTGGCCCAACATCTTCAATGCACTTGTccacatattcaaaaatatACGTCCCGGTGTGTGCCTCATCCGATGCTTctttagaataaataaaagttgTGCCTTCCTCACAATTGACACACAAATTCATGATACTTCTTTTTTCCGGTCTCTCCAAGCATCGGTCATAATAGAGCAACCATTCAAAGCCCactcttcttcttgcttcttcAATGAACTTTTAGTTCTCTCTACCTCTTCCTTCAATAGTGGCTCCCTTAATTGATATTGGCTTGGAGGTCGGTAACCCTGGCCAAATTGACCAACCGCTTCAACAAACCTCTTAAAGCTATCACTATCAACGGCATGAAAAGGAATCCCGGCTTCATACACCCATTTAGCCAAGTATTGATGCACACTATGTGTTCTTTGCTTGAAAAGTGCATCATTGATATTTTGTTGCCTCATCTTCCTACTTCCATCCAATGAAGAATCCGGATCGATGGGGGTTGCAAAACGGTCCATAGGCCCAAGAGTATGCGACATTCTTCTTGTCCCTTGACTCGCTTCATTGtcttcatctccttcaataATGACTTTTTGCCTCACTTCTGCTTCATGTCTactcttttgtttcttcttaCACTTTGCCTCTTCAATAGCATTCTTTCATTTGGCTTTATCTTCATCCGAATACTTTTTACAAGAAGCCACATTTCCCTTGATGTGGGCAATATGTTGATTCATTCGATATATCCCACCACTAACTAATTTCCCACACAACTTACACTTCACTTCAACCTATCCAAGTTTGAAGCATCCGCCAACTTCGCATATTCCCATCCAATATCACCCGAACCACGCTTCAATGATGAACCCATCTCCAACATTGCATTAGATGCCGCGGAAGATGTAGTACCCGCCATTTCCCTAAATAAGTAAAAAGAGTATTCAGTCACCAAAACTGCAAAAGCAGCAAAACAGAGCCAAACAGTAACTAAAAGGATCACAAATTCAGTAACAGCAAAACAGAGCCAAACAGTAACTAAAAGGATCACAAATTCAGTAACCAAAACTGCAAAAGCAGAAAAACAGAGCCAAACAGAGGCtaattcaaaactcaaaagtccAACACAGGTTACACATTAACTAAAATAACCTGCAATTCAATTAACCAAAATTGCAAAAACAACCTGCAATTCAATTTACCAAAACTGCAAATCTGCAATTCAGTAACCAAATCCAAATCTGCAATTCAAAGTCTAAATATAATAATATATCTAATTCAATATTCATCAAGCTTCAAGCAACATTCCAACCAAGCATTATTCGAACCAACAGCGTTCAGCAACTAACCAAGGCAGCATCAAGATTCAAGCATATTCAATATTCATTCAATCCAACATTCCAACCAAAAGCAATATTCAATATTCAACCAAGCATTATTCGAACCAAAAGCAACTAACCAAGGCAGCAACTTACCCAGAAATTGAAGATTCAAGAATCCGGGCTGGCGAGCTATGCAAATAGAGCTTCAAGAATCGATATTCAAGAATGAAGCTTCAAGATTCgagcttgaagccttgaaccCAGAAGGCCAGAAATCGAAACCAGAAATGGCGCTTGAAGAATCACCAGGCTTCGTCCTTGAAGAATCACTGAGCTAGAAGCCTTGAACCCATAAATCGAACCCAAAATCTAACCCAGAAAGCCCTGAAAAGaaatcaaacccagaaattgtgagattgaaaccctagaaattgaaattcgaTTGAAACACAAACACACAAATCCGATTTACCGGCGAGCTGGAGAGCTAGAGAGCTGGCCGGAGACTcggagagagactgagagtctGAGGGACGAGGGAGCGGCGTTCGGCAGCGGCGTTTCGATTTCGTCGAGACTCGAGAGTTCGAGTTTAGGTTTTGACTTTAGGGTCGAGACCGAGTCTGAGAGATCTTAACTAATTAATagattttaagaaaaaaaaataattacagAACGCGCCTAGGCACCGATCGCCCAGAGCCTGCCCAGTGCCGCCCAgccccgcctaggcggccgacttTACTCCCAGTGCCTAGGCGGCCGACTTTACTCCCAGCACCTAGGTGGCCGACTTTACTCCCAGCGCCTAGCTCTCTCGACTAGGGGAGAATCGGGACGGAAATGCtgcgcctagcgcctaggcggccgcctaggccgatttttagaaccttgcgaAGAGGTGAGGACGAtaattgattgattttaatCTTGTTAAAGATAAAAGAGTTaactcttctaaaaaaaaaaaaaaagagttaacgGAGTTAAACGGTGTTAAGTTAATAAGACAAGTgtcaaaaatttagtcaatAGACAGGTTTGGCACAGGTATTTTGGGGACAGCACATTTCCTCCCCGATAGTAACATAACGTTGAAGTAGGTAAAACATATGTGTTTTTGGACAAACATAAAGGTAAAACATGTGTCTCCTCGCATTCTTTTTTGATCCGGAAGAGAAATTCATTAATAATAcgcatttctattttttttcaaaattaaaactTAAACGTCATGGTTTAAAATGTGGAAGTATCAACTTTCCAATGAGAAAAAACTAGTGTGATTGTGTAGATTTCAAGATAATTGCTTGTACTAACTGATTAGAAAGGTTATATACTACTAAATACTAATCAGAATGATAAATGAGTTTAAATATACGGTTCAAAATTCATTTTGTCggtattaaaagaaaaattattactattcactaaaaaaaaaaactcttttttttaGTTGAAGAGGTCATCCATTATGTAATTCAACAACCAGTACAATAATAATCTGCCAGTACAATAATAATCTGCCACTGAAGACTGTCAGAAAGAGTCATTACTTAGAGTATACTACCAATCACACTCATATACAGAGTACACTACAAaccacacccaccttttaggattacgcccaaaacaaagaaaactataCTCAACAAAACGTCAAATTTTCTCTGCGACCTCctcactttaaaaaaaaataaaaaaaaattgtcatccTATTGTAAAAagagagcttctattcatacctctaaaatttcTATTTGAACCTCTAATTTTTTAAAAGTGATAATTGATTTTATCAACTCTATTGAAAtgaccaataaagacacaaaccgtataaaaaaaaatgatcatcTTCCTGAtcgtcaaacccattcaattAATCTTTATCATTTGTCTCTTCAACATAGTTTCCCTTCAAATCAATTTGTCATGCTAGATGATACATCCATTATGTTAAACAATTGATTTGAATTAACCTTTAACTCCAATTTGTGCATCAAAATCAATGAAATCAAGTGATGGTTTAGTAATTGAGAATTAAATCTTCTTTCAAAGCCTTCATATATGTATGGTTTTGCATATttccatttttcctttttctattgTTTTTCAATCTGGGCTCAAAAAATTTCTGTTTCATAAAAAATATTCTCCagcatcagaagtttttcttcAACCCCCTTTTTGTTTTGATATCAATATGTTAATGGCTTATCAATAAGCAAGACTGGCATTTTCAATAACTTTGAAGCTCTAGATGTTTATGTACTGGTGTAATTACCAGATGGAACAAAACTGATAGAGTTTGAGTAATGACAGTTATTCAAACAAGCAACAACACAAATAAAACAACACAAgaattgctgacgcagtgtaaacctctccactgaggaaacttcactgcgtggcttttaacgtagccaacacgagaatcaaatccaatatgaatcaaatcgttacagatcacaagtagtggtattcaacacaaccacattGACTAGCAACAATGCTAACTTGCTCATAACTGTAAAAGACCTATTCTAAACAACTATGAAGCAATCTGTATAGATGAAGAAATCTGGACACGCCTTCAGATTCAATCTTGCCTTGAAGCCTCACTGATCTCAATCACATATGCAAGTGATGAATGCAGTGAACAAGCAGtatgatcaatcaatcaaacaaacaatgagAGTTTTGTAAAACAGTTAGTGCAGACTATGCAGCACAATTAAAATTCTCAATCAGAAAACTCTGCTTCTCATAAtgcagtttcaaaaccttttatagaagataaagactccccctcaatccaATCACATTAAACACCGATTGagataaacatggaaaggtttttcaaaacaatatgcaATCACAATCTTTTATCTGATATGTATTCAAAACAATTCTAAATGCAGATAAGATTTCCTAAACTCCTTTCCTTAAACACTATTTGAATTGGAGAGTTTAGACCCACAATATATGCATCAATCACATGCAAAttgatatgatatgcaaattaaAAGCTCTCTAAACCTAGACCATATTTTCAGAATTATATGGAGAAAGAATCGTGTACAATCAATGCGTCTAACCCTAATTGATTCCTATTAGGAAAAAtctttttaacaaaagattgccaattaaaataaacataCCTAAATCAATTAGGTCTTCAATGGGACGATTTTAACTGGTGAAAAAAATCTTTGCATAATAAAATTTAAGAATagaaagatactttccaaaaacaaactTCCTAAAACCTAGGACTGACTCAAGGATTGCAACACAGATTGCAATCCCAATGCATATGCTGACTCAtgagatgcatttacctgtaaCGTATTTGAGATCAGTATTAGGCCCTTTTCCAACTTCTTCAGTGATGAATTGTCATGATATACTTCACtagctttgtatgggaatgccaacaaatAACATGTACAAAATCTTGTACTTACAACTGGGCCATTTAAACATGAAGGAAGACAACAAGCTGCTACAAGACAATTCTAAAATTCTTGGCTATAAGTATCCTGATTAATCCTCTTGATCACTATACTCCATGTTTCAATTATATTTCAATATCTTTGCTTTAGCTCCTTTTGACTCCCTTGCTTCCCTTGCCCTTTCGATCGATATTCCTTGGGTAAAGGATGAGTGGAAGGAAAACTTGCTTGTGGGAGaattttagtttttattcaaGTTAAGGgcattttagggagattagagAGGTGTAGTTAGTATATTAGGTTTTTGAAAAAGCAAGTTAGAGGTTTAATAAGTCGAGAGGTCCAAATGCTAATTTTGGAGGTTTGAATAGAAACACCCTtataaaaaaaggaagaaagaccaaaataaaaataaaagataaagcCCTAGAGGCCTTCTAGACCCAAAGCAGCCAA encodes the following:
- the LOC133726024 gene encoding NADPH-dependent oxidoreductase 2-alkenal reductase-like — encoded protein: MSEISEKMRSAVVESREWYMAAYAPEGVPTSDHLKLRTVKISLALDSIPEQHVILETLFISLDPYLRSRMTGREDGLYSPQYNLNEVVSAFGVGRVLRSRDSNYGEGDIVISPFIPVAEYFVLPSQALIRKIDADAGIPLPEYISTLGIPGFAAWVGIQVVAEPIKPGSNVFISAAAGAVGMYAGQLAKLKGCRVVGSTGSDEKVRLIKEEFGYDDAFNYHTETDYDAALSKYFPNGIDVYLDNVGGEMLEAVLNHVNQHAKIPLCGMISGYNKVWTEREGVRNLLNLIGKDVKMQGFMVGSYLDRFGDFAKEMESHLKERKINSKLKMYNGIDKFLESLRSLFTSSNIGKVVIQVK
- the LOC133732615 gene encoding uncharacterized protein LOC133732615 is translated as MNLCVNCEEGTTFIYSKEASDEAHTGTYIFEYVDKCIEDVGPQNVVQVVTDNASNNMAAGDLMKLKRPNIFWTSCATHTLNLMLQGIGNQPRFKGVIEKAKNFTIYIYAHHKTLALMRKFTKKRDIVRPRVTRFATAFLTLQSLMNKKNELRAMITSDEWNESKHAKSVKGKVAVNIALSASFWNGVSLCLKVFAPLVKVLHLVDGDRKPSMGFVYGELLRAKEEIKMAFKDQETHYRPILDIVDGKARGRLDSPLHLAGYLLNPYYTYANSSIENDNVVMDGFFTCVEVFFPDDIQTQSLVTNVELHKYLKKDGGFGRVLAKAGCAQNDDNYNPGWIVDGGDEDVDSNLTSEVVGEGSGLGVDSSLEPRRSSRIQEIRELHEEDFVSDEEEEDEMTFEFESDEEGVLEGYGEEEFED